Proteins from a single region of Xyrauchen texanus isolate HMW12.3.18 chromosome 7, RBS_HiC_50CHRs, whole genome shotgun sequence:
- the LOC127646191 gene encoding peptidyl-prolyl cis-trans isomerase FKBP5-like, which translates to MVKHMRGTINKREILGTLVCASDEMSTLEDIFSTNQCPTAVFTSKGTDVTPNCDRGVFKIVKQHGVEGERPMIGDKVCVHYTGKLLNGKKFDSSFDRKEPFVFNVGKGQVIKGWDIGVCSMQKGEVCLLLCKPEYAYGSSGSPPKVPPNATLVFEIELLSLRGEELTEDGGIIRRIKVKGEGYNNPNEGATVNVHLKGWCGGRLFESRDITFVVSESEDVGVPLGVDRAMEKMQKGECCLLYLKPKYGYGKEGKTEYDIGSNAELLYEVTLKDFVKAKEFWEMDLKEKLERAVFVKQKGTEYFKAGRYNHAVIQYQRIVTWLEMECGAGKEQLQAIQALLLVAHLNLALCYLRLREYSQTVENCDKVMELDPENEKALYRRGEARLLRNEFSLALGDFRQVLQVNSFNRAARSQIVICQRKIREHHERDKKVYANMFQRFAEHDAKVVKLKRKKEDSGLSDQNKQGLKRPRLSQDCS; encoded by the exons ggGAACACTGGTGTGTGCGAGTGATGAGATGTCAACTTTAGAGGATATTTTTTCCACTAACCAGTGTCCAACTGCTGTCTTTACCTCCAAGGGCACTGATGTCACTCCAAATTGTGACCGGGGAGTATTTAAG ATTGTGAAACAACATGGTGTGGAGGGTGAAAGGCCAATGATTGGCGACAAGGTGTGTGTCCACTACACAGGCAAACTCCTCAATGGGAAGAAGTTTGACTCCAGTTTTGACCGCAAGGAaccttttgtttttaatgtgggCAAAG GTCAGGTGATAAAAGGGTGGGACATTGGTGTTTGTTCCATGCAGAAAGGAGAAGTGTGCTTGCTGCTCTGTAAGCCTGAATATGCATATGGTTCATCTGGAAGCCCCCCTAAGGTCCCTCCCAACGCCACTCTTGTGTTTGAG ATTGAGCTGTTGAGCCTCAGAGGGGAGGAGCTTACAGAGGATGGTGGAATCATTAGGAGAATAAAGGTCAAAGGTGAAGGCTATAACAATCCGAATGAAGGAGCCACAGTCAATG TACATTTGAAGGGGTGGTGCGGAGGTCGTTTATTTGAGTCTCGAGATATCACCTTTGTGGTGAGTGAATCAGAGGATGTGGGTGTTCCTTTAGGAGTGGACAGGGCCATGGAGAAAATGCAAAAGGGGGAATGCTGTTTATTATACCTAAAACCCAA GTATGGTTATGGCAAAGAGGGTAAGACAGAATATGACATCGGATCAAATGCAGAACTGCTGTATGAGGTGACACTTAAAGACTTTGTAAAG GCTAAAGAATTCTGGGAAATGGACCTTAAAGAGAAACTTGAGCGTGCTGTTTTTGTCAAACAAAAAGGCACCGAGTATTTCAAG gCGGGACGATACAACCATGCTGTAATTCAGTACCAACGGATTGTGACCTGGTTAGAGATGGAGTGCGGGGCAGGAAAGGAGCAGCTGCAAGCCATTCAGGCTCTCCTTTTAGTGGCCCATTTAAATCTGGCCCTCTGCTACCTGCGCTTGCGCGAGTACTCTCAAACCGTGGAGAACTGTGACAAG GTGATGGAGCTGGACCCAGAGAATGAGAAAGCTCTGTATCGGCGTGGTGAAGCACGTCTATTGCGGAATGAGTTCAGCCTGGCCCTTGGAGACTTCAGGCAAGTTCTGCAAGTCAACTCCTTCAACCGCGCTGCCCGGAGCCAGATCGTCATATGCCAGCGCAAGATTCGGGAGCACCATGAGCGTGATAAGAAGGTCTATGCAAATATGTTCCAGAGGTTTGCTGAACACGATGCCAAG GTGGTCAAATTAAAAAGGAAGAAAGAAGACAGTGGACTTTCAGATCAAAATAAGCAGGGCCTAAAGAGACCTCGTCTAAGTCAGGATTGCTCCTAA